In a single window of the Elaeis guineensis isolate ETL-2024a chromosome 8, EG11, whole genome shotgun sequence genome:
- the LOC105049930 gene encoding ras-related protein RABB1c: MSYAYLFKYIIIGDTGVGKSCLLLQFTDKRFQPVHDLTIGVEFGARMITIDNKPIKLQIWDTAGQESFRSITRSYYRGAAGALLVYDITRRETFNHLASWLEDARQHANANMTIMLIGNKCDLAHRRAVSTEEGEQFAKEHGLIFMEASAKTAQNVEEAFISTAATIYKKIQDGVFDVSNESYGIKVGYGGIPGPAGGRDGSSSQTGGCCS; the protein is encoded by the exons ATGTCGTACGCCTACCTCTTCAAGTACATCATCATCGGAGACACGG GAGTTGGGAAATCATGCCTTCTGTTGCAGTTCACAGACAAACGATTCCAACCTGTTCATGACTTGACCATTGGTGTTGAATTTGGGGCTAGGATGATTACAATTGACAACAAACCCATAAAGTTGCAGATATGGGATACG GCAGGCCAAGAATCTTTCAGATCTATAACGAGATCTTACTACAGAGGCGCTGCAGGTGCACTACTAGTCTATGATATCACCAG GAGGGAGACGTTTAACCATCTTGCAAGTTGGTTAGAAGATGCAAGGCAGCATGCAAATGCTAATATGACAATTATGCTGATTGGaaacaaatgtgatctggctcacaGAAGAGCTGTCAGCACTGAGGAAGGCGAGCAGTTTGCTAAGGAGCATGGCTTGATCTTTATGGAGGCTTCTGCAAAAACAGCTCAGAATGTTGAGGAG GCATTCATCAGCACAGCAGCAACAATATACAAGAAAATTCAAGATGGGGTCTTTGATGTATCAAATGAG TCTTACGGAATCAAAGTTGGATATGGAGGAATCCCAGGTCCAGCGGGAGGAAGGGATGGCTCTTCTTCTCAAACTGGTGGCTGTTGCAGTTGA